In Streptomyces hawaiiensis, one genomic interval encodes:
- the rplW gene encoding 50S ribosomal protein L23 — translation MAIRHPAIASKAAKKAKAARVAKARRHAAEGKNTVETPLSKSFTDPRDVLLKPVVSEKSYALLDEGKYTFIVAPSANKTQIKQAVQSVFSVKVTGVNTINRQGKRKRTRTGFGQRASTKRAIVTLAEGDRIDIFGGPTA, via the coding sequence ATGGCCATCCGTCACCCCGCAATCGCCTCCAAGGCGGCGAAGAAGGCCAAGGCCGCGCGCGTCGCCAAGGCGCGCCGCCACGCCGCCGAGGGCAAGAACACCGTCGAGACCCCGCTGAGCAAGTCCTTCACGGACCCCCGTGACGTGCTGCTCAAGCCGGTCGTCTCCGAGAAGAGCTACGCGCTCCTCGACGAGGGCAAGTACACGTTCATCGTCGCCCCGAGCGCCAACAAGACCCAGATCAAGCAGGCCGTTCAGTCGGTCTTCTCGGTCAAGGTCACCGGGGTCAACACGATCAACCGCCAGGGCAAGCGCAAGCGGACCCGCACCGGCTTCGGCCAGCGCGCGTCCACCAAGCGCGCGATCGTGACCCTCGCTGAGGGCGACCGTATCGACATCTTCGGCGGTCCGACCGCGTAA
- the rplB gene encoding 50S ribosomal protein L2 — MGIRKYKPTTPGRRGSSVADFVEVTRSTPEKSLVRPLHSKGGRNNSGRVTVRHQGGGHKRAYRVIDFRRHDKDGVPAKVAHIEYDPNRTARIALLHYADGEKRYILAPRGLSQGDRVENGPGADIKPGNNLALRNIPVGTTLHAIELRPGGGAKFARSAGASVQLLAKEGSMAHLRMPSGEIRLVDQRCRATVGEVGNAEQSNINWGKAGRKRWLGVRPTVRGVVMNPVDHPHGGGEGRTSGGRHPVSPWGKKEGRTRSPKKASNKYIVRRRKTNKKR, encoded by the coding sequence ATGGGAATCCGCAAGTACAAGCCGACTACGCCGGGCCGTCGTGGCTCCAGCGTCGCCGACTTCGTCGAGGTCACGCGGTCCACGCCGGAGAAGTCGTTGGTCCGCCCCCTGCACAGCAAGGGTGGCCGTAACAACTCCGGTCGTGTGACCGTCCGCCACCAGGGTGGTGGCCACAAGCGCGCCTACCGCGTGATCGACTTCCGTCGTCACGACAAGGACGGCGTGCCGGCGAAGGTCGCGCACATCGAGTACGACCCCAACCGCACCGCGCGCATCGCGCTCCTGCACTACGCGGACGGCGAGAAGCGCTACATCCTCGCGCCGCGTGGCCTGAGCCAGGGCGACCGCGTCGAGAACGGTCCCGGGGCCGACATCAAGCCGGGCAACAACCTTGCCCTGCGCAACATCCCGGTCGGTACCACGCTGCACGCCATCGAGCTGCGTCCGGGCGGCGGCGCGAAGTTCGCCCGCTCCGCCGGCGCCTCGGTGCAGCTGCTCGCGAAGGAGGGCTCCATGGCCCACCTGCGCATGCCGTCCGGTGAGATCCGCCTGGTCGACCAGCGCTGCCGCGCCACGGTCGGCGAGGTGGGCAACGCCGAGCAGAGCAACATCAACTGGGGTAAGGCGGGCCGTAAGCGCTGGCTGGGCGTCCGCCCGACCGTGCGTGGTGTGGTCATGAACCCGGTGGACCACCCGCACGGTGGTGGCGAAGGCCGTACCTCGGGTGGTCGCCACCCGGTGTCCCCGTGGGGCAAGAAGGAAGGCCGTACTCGTTCGCCCAAGAAGGCGTCGAACAAGTACATCGTCCGCCGCCGCAAGACGAACAAGAAGCGCTAA
- the rpsS gene encoding 30S ribosomal protein S19, with amino-acid sequence MPRSLKKGPFVDDHLIKKVDAQNEAGTKNVIKTWSRRSMIVPAMLGHTLAVHNGKTHIPVFVTESMVGHKLGEFSPTRTFRGHVKDDRKSKRR; translated from the coding sequence ATGCCTCGTAGCTTGAAGAAGGGGCCCTTCGTCGACGACCACCTGATCAAGAAGGTGGACGCCCAGAACGAAGCCGGCACCAAGAACGTCATCAAGACCTGGTCCCGTCGCTCGATGATCGTGCCGGCCATGCTCGGCCACACGCTCGCGGTGCACAACGGCAAGACCCACATTCCGGTGTTCGTCACCGAGTCGATGGTCGGCCACAAGCTCGGCGAGTTCTCGCCGACGCGCACCTTCCGGGGTCACGTCAAGGACGACCGGAAGTCGAAGCGCCGCTAA